The DNA segment GAGGACGGCTCTCCGTTCCTCGTGTTCGAGCTACTCGTCGGCGAGGGGCTCGACGAGTGGCTGCGGCGCGAGAGCACGATCGCTCCGGAGGTGCTGGTCGAGCTCTTCCTCGGCCTCGCGCGGGCGCTCGACATGGCCCATCAGCAAGGGATCATCCACCGCGATCTGAAGCCCGCGAACATCTATGTGCACCGCAACCACCTGGGCGAGCTCGTGGGGAAGATCCTTGACTTCGGGATCAGCAAGGTGCTGGAGAAGGAGCACAACTTCTCGCTGACCCGCACGGGTTGCGTCGTCGGCTCGCCGGCCTACATGTCGCCCGAGCAGGCCGCGGGGCGCGAGGACGTGGACGCCCGCGCCGACATCTGGTCGCTGGGCGTCGTCATGTACGAGGCGTTGACCGGGACGACCCCGCATCAGGCGCCGAACTACAACGCGCTGATGGTCCGGATCCTGAGCAAGGATTGCGATCCGATCGCCGCGCGCAGGCCAGGGCTCCCGCCGCGCCTCTGCCAGCTCGTCGAAACGTGCCTCCGCCGCGAGCGCGACGAACGGATCGCCTCGGCGGGCGCGCTCGCGAAGGAGCTCGAGGCCGTCCTCCGCGAGCTGCGCGCCGAGCGCTTCCGAGGACAGAAGGGTCGGCGCGCCTCGGACATCGGCCTCGGCGGCGACGTCGGCCTCGCGCCGGAGAGCGCCTCGCGCGGCGGCGGCTCCGCCGGGACGCTGGGACGGCTCGTGCAGCACGGCAGGCGCCTGCCGCGGACCATGCTCGTCGCGGCGGGCATCGGGGTGGTGCTCTGGGCGATGGCGCTCGTGCTCATCGGCAGGTACTGGATCCGCTGAGCGCCGCGGCGCCGCAGGGCGAGCGAGCGCGGCCCGCTCGTCCACAACATGCGCGTCAGGTTGCTCCTTGCGGCGGTGCGCGTCGGGGCCCCATGTTGCCCCCACTTCGAGCCGTCCCCTGAGCTCGAAGCGAGCATTGATGGAAAGGATGCAAGTCGATGGACGACCACCAGACACATGAAGCGCACGCCCATGTTCATGGGCAGGGATGTGGACATCAGGCGTTGCGTCACGAGGACCACGTCGATTACCTGCACGACGGACACCTGCATCATCCACACGGCGATCACTTCGATGAGCACGTGCTCTCGGTCGGCAAGGAGAACCCTGACGCGTGCACGCCGAGCCATGCATGCGCCGACCACGAGAAGGCGCACACGCACGGGGCAGGCTGCGGCCATCAGGCCGTGCCCCACGGCGATCATTTCGATTACCTCGTCGGCGCGCACCTGCACCATCCGCACGGCGATCACTGCGATCACCACGGCTCGGTCCAGCTAGGGTGATCGACGCGCCGCCCCGCGCCGGAGCTCAGGCGCGCTAGGTGGAGGCCGCGGGACGACACGCGAAGGAGACCGGCGAGCAGCGCAGGAGGGAGACCGGCGAGGGGATCTCCTGGAACGACGTTCCGGGGAGCCCGGCGTCAGGCGGGCGGCGCGCCATGGTCGTCCGGTGCGCCGCTCGCGCTGCAGCGATGCGCGTGTGCGCAGGGCGCATGCGGCTCGTCTGACCCGGGCGCACCGGTATCGCCGGCGCCACGCATGCCGCCGAACCATGCGCGAGGGCCGAGCCTCATGAAGCTCGAGAGCAGGAGCGCGCCGAGCGCGGCCGCGCAGACCCACGCGATGGTGGAGTGCTCCTGGGGCGCGAGATCGTGGAGGTCCGGGACCGCCGAGAGGGGGACGAAGGCGTTCGCGACGAGGCCGAGCGCGACGGCGAAGGCGACGCTGAAGAGCGCGGAGACAGCGGCGGCGCGCGCTCCGAACGCCCGATGCAGCGCGCCGAGCGCCGCGATGTGGGTCGCGGGCCCCGCCACGAGGAACGCGAGCGCCGCGCCGACAGGGAGCCCCTTGTGGATCATCGCCGCGGCGAGCGGCGCCGCGCCTTGCGCGCACACGTGAGCGGGCACTGCGAGGAGCGCGCTCACGAGGACGTCGGCCGGCGCGTCGAGCACGCGCGCTGCGGCCGGCGCGATGGACGCCTCGAGGACGGCGGCGAGCGCCAGGCCCACGACGTACCAGGCGGCCACGTGATCGAGCGCTGGACCTACGGCTTCGGCGACGGCGGCGCGGAGCCGCGCGCCCGGCGATGCCACGGCCCCTGCCATGGCGGGCGGCGCGCCGCAGGGAGGCGCAGCGCTCGATCCTGGCGCCCCGGCCACCCTGGCGACGAGGAGCGCGACCAGCACGGCGAGGAGCGCGCCGCCCGCGACGCGCGCCGCGGTGAACGGCAGGCCGAGCACCCGCAGCGAGAGCAGCGCGCCGGCGGGATCGAGCGCCGGGGCGCAGAGGACGACGGCGACGACCGCGGCGACCGGCGCGCTCGCGCGCGGGAGCCGCTGCAGGCGCGGCGCAACGCCACAGGCGCAGAGGGGCAGCGGCAGCCCAGACGCCAGGCTGCGGGCGGCCCGGGGCAGCGCCGCACCGCCGCGCAGCCAGCCGGTCGAGCGACGCAGGACGCTCGGAGAGAACGCGCGCAGGAGCCCCACCATGGCGAGCCCGGCGAGCATGGCGGGCGCCGTCTCGACGAACAGCGGGCCGAGCGACTCCGCGATCGACAGCTCGGACGCGTGCGCGCTCGTGAAGGAGCTCTCCGGGCTGGGGAGCGCGAGCGCGACGCAGAGCCCCGAGGTGAAGGCGATCGCGCTCGTGGTCCGCGCGCGCGCGCTCCGAGGTGGCGCCTCGTGCGTGTGGACCACGAGCCGCAGGAGGACACCGAGGCCGAACGCGATGAACACCTCGAACGACTCGTGAGGGAGGCTCTCCACGGCGCGCTGGCCTAGGAGGGCGCCGAGCACCGTGAGCAGCCCGAGGAGCCCGAGGCGCGCGGCGAGCTGCCGCCACCCCCAGGCGGGCAGAAAGCGCGCCGCGAGCGACAGCCCCTCGGGCAGCCGGTGCACGAGGACGGCGCTCGCGAAGAGCACCCCGTCCGCGCCGCTGTCGGCCGCGGCCACGGCGAGCGCGAGCCCGGCGCCGTCGAGCAACCCGTGCACGGCGAGCGCCGAGAACGCGATCTCGCGCCCCAGCACCTCGCCGGTGTCACGCCTCCTGTGCTCCGTGAGCCCGAGCGCCGCGTACCCGAGCGCCGCCCAGAGGACCGCCTGCGCCCCGATCTCCTCGACCACGTGCGGCAGGTGGCGCGTGAGCACGAGCGCGGGCACGAGGCCGAGCGTCAGCCCGTCGAGCGCCGACGTCGGCAGCGCCTGGCGCCGGCCGAGCGCCACGAGGAGCGGCCCCGCGGCGAGGCCGGCGATCGACAGGGCGACGGCGAGCGCGAGCATGGGCGCGGTGGGCTATGCCCGAGCCACGTGGCCTAATCAATATCAAATTGGTGTTGCAACCAAGATGCGGACAGCCGTCTGCGGCCGCTGAGCGCCGCGTCATTCACGCGGCCCGGGGCCGCCGGTGGCCGGGGGCACCGATGCCCGGGGGTTGCTCCGCCGCTCAGGCCTGCACGCACCGATCGCAGCGACCCTTGATCTGGATCTGGAGTCCCTTGCGCCGCAACGCGCGCGGCGCGCCGCGCGCCGCCTTGATTTCGATGCTCTCGTCAGGGAGGCAGAGCACATCGCCGCACGTGTCGCACATGAAGTGCGGGTGCTCGTCCGCCGCGTGGGCGCCGGTGGCCTCCCGCAGCTC comes from the Sorangium aterium genome and includes:
- a CDS encoding serine/threonine-protein kinase, which encodes MNPGDLIQSRYRLVKLLGQGASGSVWAAKNVLIDRDVALKVMSPEVAGDAVALQRFFNEAKASGRLRSPSIVEILDLGQAEDGSPFLVFELLVGEGLDEWLRRESTIAPEVLVELFLGLARALDMAHQQGIIHRDLKPANIYVHRNHLGELVGKILDFGISKVLEKEHNFSLTRTGCVVGSPAYMSPEQAAGREDVDARADIWSLGVVMYEALTGTTPHQAPNYNALMVRILSKDCDPIAARRPGLPPRLCQLVETCLRRERDERIASAGALAKELEAVLRELRAERFRGQKGRRASDIGLGGDVGLAPESASRGGGSAGTLGRLVQHGRRLPRTMLVAAGIGVVLWAMALVLIGRYWIR
- a CDS encoding permease, with product MLALAVALSIAGLAAGPLLVALGRRQALPTSALDGLTLGLVPALVLTRHLPHVVEEIGAQAVLWAALGYAALGLTEHRRRDTGEVLGREIAFSALAVHGLLDGAGLALAVAAADSGADGVLFASAVLVHRLPEGLSLAARFLPAWGWRQLAARLGLLGLLTVLGALLGQRAVESLPHESFEVFIAFGLGVLLRLVVHTHEAPPRSARARTTSAIAFTSGLCVALALPSPESSFTSAHASELSIAESLGPLFVETAPAMLAGLAMVGLLRAFSPSVLRRSTGWLRGGAALPRAARSLASGLPLPLCACGVAPRLQRLPRASAPVAAVVAVVLCAPALDPAGALLSLRVLGLPFTAARVAGGALLAVLVALLVARVAGAPGSSAAPPCGAPPAMAGAVASPGARLRAAVAEAVGPALDHVAAWYVVGLALAAVLEASIAPAAARVLDAPADVLVSALLAVPAHVCAQGAAPLAAAMIHKGLPVGAALAFLVAGPATHIAALGALHRAFGARAAAVSALFSVAFAVALGLVANAFVPLSAVPDLHDLAPQEHSTIAWVCAAALGALLLSSFMRLGPRAWFGGMRGAGDTGAPGSDEPHAPCAHAHRCSASGAPDDHGAPPA